Genomic segment of Catenibacterium mitsuokai:
AGTAGGTACTTTTATTAATTATGTAAAATCCAAAGATAGAAAGTACCCATACAACTTTCAGCTTGCGAACTGAAAAATTAGAAGTTGTATGAGTGATAAAATAGGAAATATATGAGGAGGATAAAATTGAAAACAATTCATGCATTTATCGGAAAAATAGGAATTGCATTTTATTTTCTGTTTTTATATCAGGCATGGAAGATATGCCAGTATGGAGGCGTAAGGAGAAACCTGCCAATACTGCTTCTTGCAGTCGTCGGGGGCATAATTTGTGCGGTTCTCTTGTTGTGTTCAGGTAGGAAGAAGCGAGAGAAGGAAATAAAGGGCAAAAAGAATGCACTCTTTATAGCAGAAATCATAGTAGTACTGCTTGTTACTGGGTATTTTGGTGTGCGTATTGTTTACGCTGCGATTCCTTATAATGGGAGGCTTTCTTGGGAAATCGATGAGTTCCTACACAAAAAAGAGATCGATTTTGTTCATACCAATTTCCTCGAGGACGGAGTAGAAGGGATTTTTACAGATTTGGACAAGGCGCTTGATCTGCCTGAGAAACTCTATATTACAAAAAGTTTTACACTGTCATTTGATGAACATGGAGAAATTAGCAAGCTTGATACCTTTTTATACGGAAAAGATGAGAAAGGAACGACAAAAACTTACCTGATTTCATATGACAAAGCAAAGAACGAAAAAATTACTGTCTGGGTTGATGGGGAGGCGAATACGAATTACAACAGCGATATGCAGTTGAATCCGATGCTTCAAATTTTAAAAACAGCGGATTACAAAGAACGTGTAGCGGCATGGGCTTCTCTTTATGAAGCGCAGCAGTATGAAATTCTGTATTATGGAAGAAGATCTTTTTCAACTGCGGAAGGTTTAGTCATTGTGGATGGAGAAGAAGGTGTACTTTCACAACTGCAAAGTGGAGGAGAAGTACTTGGATTTGAGGTGTCTTTGCATATGCCGGAACAGGATGGAACTATGCCTGTGCGCTATATAAGTAATCCAGAGTATATCAGTCCTGATATGATAAGTGCAGCAGAGGAAGACGCACAGATTGAGGAAGCAAAGAAGGAAGATGCATGGACAACAGATTCGTCCGATGGTTCTATGTACTTCTTTTTAGATGGAAATCAGGGTTGGCGCTTAGCTGTTGTAGATGCAGCAGCTGGAAGTAGATTTTATCAATTAGAACATACCACAGACGGTGGAACCAACTGGGAAACAGCTAGCACAGATCCATTTCAGGGAAATGGAGGCGTAGCGGAAGGACTAATTTTCTATGATGGCAATTTCGGTGTTGCGGGCTTGTCAGGAGCATCCCAGACACATTCGACACTTTACCTTACAAGAGATGGTGGTCTAACATTTACTGCCGTGCAGCTCCCGATGGATACTGTAACAGAGCTTCCAAAGACCGCACAAGAATACGGTCTTACATTGGATGATTATTCTTATTGTGAGATGCCTGAAAAAGAAGGTGATATCTTCACAATCCGGGTTTTGAGTGCAGCCGGAGAATCGGATGCGATTCTGTTTGAGTCAAAGGACAATGGCGAGACATGGACTTATATAGGTTCATGAAGGGGTAACTGTTAGGTAACTTTGAATTTGATGGGGTGATAAAATGGATTTTAGATTAGCTGGTATGCAGGATTTGCTACAGTTAAAAGATGTGTATAAACAAATTATTAAAAACATGGATGAACAGGATATTCAAATTTGGGATGACATTTATCCTTGCGAATTTTTTGAAGAAGATATAAAAAATAATCAACTCTATGTTTTACTTAATAATGGCGAAATAGTGTCAGCTTTTGTTTTGTGTAAAACAAACACAGGAGAAAATGCAGTTAAATGGAAAGAAAATCACGCAGAAGCTTTTTACATTGATCGATTAGGTGTCAATGGTAAATATTTGAAAAAAGGGATAGGTGGTCTAATGCTTGATAAAGCAAAGGAAGTGGCTAAAACTTTTGGTGCTGAATACCTAAGACTTTTTGTAGTAGATGTAAATATACCAGCTACTCAACTATATGAAAAAAACGGATTTTTAAAAGCTGACGGTGTATATGATGAAGCATTTGATGATGGATTTGTACTGCATGAGTTTGGCTATGAAATAAAACTCTAATAGGTGTTACAAATTACAGTCTGTTGAAGGGGGCTGTAACGAATAGATAGTATTTACTACTACCTTGAGCGTTACAGCTCTTTTTCGTATATTGCCACCTAAAAAGGTTATTCACTATTTAAAATGGACCCTGTAAAAAGGACACGATAAAAAAGGATATTTATTTCGTGACCCTGTTTTACAGGGTTTTTATTTTGCATAGTATAATGATTATAGAATGGTGGTGTTATTATGGGAGTAAACTATTTTAGTGATGAACAAGTAAAGGAACTCGAAAAGAATCCATATGTAAAGAAAGTATCTATCAAAAGCATAACCTATTCAGAAAAATTCAAAGAACTCTTCTGGATTGATTTACAGAAAGGCATGATGCCTGGAAACATATTTAGAAAGTATGGATTTGATCCTCATATGTTAGAATCTAGTCGAACTCTCAAGTTCACAGATCGTGTAAGGAAAGAAGCAGCAAGGGAAGAAGGATTCAAGGATACCAGAGGCACAAAATCCGGAAGACCTTCTACAAAGAATCTTACCATTGAGGAACAGCTAGAAAGGCTTAAGCAGAAAAATAAAATTCTCCAGCAGGAGAACGATTTTTTAAAAAGAGTGAGATTTATCAACAGAAAGCAAATATTAAAACTGCAGAAGGGCAAACAATAAGAGAAAAATATAAAAT
This window contains:
- a CDS encoding WD40/YVTN/BNR-like repeat-containing protein; this translates as MKTIHAFIGKIGIAFYFLFLYQAWKICQYGGVRRNLPILLLAVVGGIICAVLLLCSGRKKREKEIKGKKNALFIAEIIVVLLVTGYFGVRIVYAAIPYNGRLSWEIDEFLHKKEIDFVHTNFLEDGVEGIFTDLDKALDLPEKLYITKSFTLSFDEHGEISKLDTFLYGKDEKGTTKTYLISYDKAKNEKITVWVDGEANTNYNSDMQLNPMLQILKTADYKERVAAWASLYEAQQYEILYYGRRSFSTAEGLVIVDGEEGVLSQLQSGGEVLGFEVSLHMPEQDGTMPVRYISNPEYISPDMISAAEEDAQIEEAKKEDAWTTDSSDGSMYFFLDGNQGWRLAVVDAAAGSRFYQLEHTTDGGTNWETASTDPFQGNGGVAEGLIFYDGNFGVAGLSGASQTHSTLYLTRDGGLTFTAVQLPMDTVTELPKTAQEYGLTLDDYSYCEMPEKEGDIFTIRVLSAAGESDAILFESKDNGETWTYIGS
- a CDS encoding HTH domain-containing protein, giving the protein MGVNYFSDEQVKELEKNPYVKKVSIKSITYSEKFKELFWIDLQKGMMPGNIFRKYGFDPHMLESSRTLKFTDRVRKEAAREEGFKDTRGTKSGRPSTKNLTIEEQLERLKQKNKILQQENDFLKRVRFINRKQILKLQKGKQ
- a CDS encoding GNAT family N-acetyltransferase is translated as MDFRLAGMQDLLQLKDVYKQIIKNMDEQDIQIWDDIYPCEFFEEDIKNNQLYVLLNNGEIVSAFVLCKTNTGENAVKWKENHAEAFYIDRLGVNGKYLKKGIGGLMLDKAKEVAKTFGAEYLRLFVVDVNIPATQLYEKNGFLKADGVYDEAFDDGFVLHEFGYEIKL